The Scomber japonicus isolate fScoJap1 chromosome 8, fScoJap1.pri, whole genome shotgun sequence genome has a segment encoding these proteins:
- the cetn4 gene encoding uncharacterized protein cetn4 produces MASGYRKSAPSASQRKKAGPKVELTEEQKQEIKEAFDLFDADGTGVIDVKELKVAMRALGFEPKKEEIKKMIADIDKEGSGTIDFSDFLCMMTQKMSEKDSKEEIMKAFRLFDDDGTGKISFKNLKRVAKELGENLTDEELQEMIDEADRDGDGEVNENEFLRIMRKTNLY; encoded by the exons ATG GCGTCGGGTTACCGTAAATCAGCTCCCTCTGCCAGCCAAAGGAAAAAAGCTGGTCCCAAAGTGGAGCTGACTGAGGAGCAAAAGCAAGAAATTAAGGAGGCTTTTGATCTATTTGATGCAGATGGCACTGGCGTAATAGACGTGAAGGAGCTTAAG GTTGCTATGCGAGCTCTCGGGTTTGAaccaaagaaagaagaaatcaaGAAAATGATTGCAGACATTGATAAAGAGGGCTCAGGGACAATTGACTTCAGTGATTTTCTCTGTATGATGACACAGAAGATG AGTGAGAAGGACTCcaaagaagaaataatgaagGCTTTCCGgctgtttgatgatgatggCACGGGCAAAATCTCATTCAAAAATCTTAAGAGAGTTGCCAAGGAGCTGGGTGAAAACCTTACAGATGAAGAATTACAG gAAATGATCGACGAGGCGGACCGAGATGGAGACGGAGAGGTCAACGAGAATGAGTTCTTGCGGATAATGAGGAAGACCAATCTTTACTGA
- the bbs12 gene encoding Bardet-Biedl syndrome 12 protein, whose product MLGSTIINQRQHVGLQKLAALAGIAHSSLGPNKRYKFIQDAASGESALAGSCFRAFENLELTCAVGQLVYETIQAHQKVYHTGSGCLLFLAGAWSRVALECLQRGVSVSHIISAMSEGMDVCLDICRRYSISTDNLGVAPSDSCTTSSPSSGLHLSRKPIVEASQEPSNFQGTKKIGHQTLNISRQRKVKLSRHFCETKSEDVSTHLQPHQPKLPDIAHITEGLSHGCAEAMNLVVEASRMQSKSNDRDMRCSTFDVTKVVTCVLPGLPEDHACVLPGCIVLLHAEQAAVAYHLKEKHLKVALINGDLSATYHHLGFKRPTGIQRVCDQSDLSSLRKDEEWLEKVVTLLLSLEVNLILVSGLTNEKVIQRFCRHHILVVEKVKASVLKAFANAAGAVPVTYTTQLSKHCIGTGIRVVIWRDLGSNERKFSTAVNICTGGNDALVTAILTSCVHGKLQALEDQFWACAYRLHHALKDEALLPGAGVTEMLCIHHLEKQAEQYVKHRRDRNGDSVQQTKAGAAANPYRGVVLHLMADGLTDYISTVMYNTGEISKVKARTAVSQQLHDYKGGVGSAAKFSQLSLEGGAVDGEGSSAMKSDKAAAVKIYDNLCVKQDAWRKALDLVFLVLQTDAEVITRVDQNTDSVQADLMFL is encoded by the coding sequence ATGCTGGGAAGTACAATTATAAACCAACGGCAGCATGTCGGACTGCAGAAGCTTGCAGCGCTTGCAGGAATCGCACATTCCTCCCTGGGCCCCAATAAAAGGTACAAGTTTATCCAAGATGCAGCAAGCGGGGAGTCAGCACTCGCAGGTTCGTGCTTCCGCGCCTTTGAGAACTTAGAGCTGACCTGCGCGGTGGGTCAGCTGGTTTACGAGACTATTCAAGCACACCAGAAAGTGTATCACACAGGGTCGGGATGCCTGCTGTTTCTTGCAGGAGCGTGGAGCCGCGTTGCTCTGGAGTGCCTTCAGAGAGGAGTTTCAGTATCACACATCATCTCAGCTATGTCTGAGGGGATGGACGTATGCTTAGATATTTGCCGAAGATACAGCATTTCAACTGATAATCTTGGCGTGGCACCATCAGATAGCTGCACCACATCCTCTCCAAGTTCAGGGCTTCATCTGTCACGGAAACCCATCGTGGAGGCTTCACAGGAACCATCAAATTTTCAAGGGACAAAAAAAATTGGTCACCAAACGTTGAACATTAGCAGACAAAGGAAAGTAAAGCTAAGCCGACATTTTTGTGAGACCAAGTCTGAAGATGTTTCCACACATCTGCAGCCTCATCAGCCTAAGCTTCCAGACATTGCACACATTACTGAGGGATTGAGCCACGGATGTGCCGAAGCAATGAATTTAGTCGTTGAAGCCAGCCGGATGCAGTCAAAAAGTAATGACCGAGATATGAGATGTTCTACATTTGATGTTACTAAAGTGGTAACTTGTGTGCTGCCTGGTTTACCAGAGGATCATGCTTGTGTTTTACCAGGCTGCATTGTTCTCCTACATGCTGAACAGGCCGCCGTTGCTTATCACTTGAAAGAAAAACACCTTAAAGTTGCTCTTATTAATGGCGATTTATCAGCCACCTATCACCACCTCGGCTTTAAAAGACCAACAGGTATACAACGTGTGTGCGACCAGTCAGATTTGTCGAGTTTACGCAAAGATGAAGAGTGGCTGGAAAAAGTTGTGACGCTTTTGCTGAGTCTGGAAGTCAACCTTATATTAGTCAGCGGTCTTACTAATGAAAAAGTGATTCAGCGCTTTTGTAGACATCATATTCTTGTGGTGGAAAAAGTGAAAGCTTCCGTTTTGAAGGCGTTCGCAAATGCAGCAGGTGCCGTTCCGGTGACATACACCACACAGCTGAGTAAGCACTGTATCGGTACTGGAATTAGGGTTGTAATATGGAGGGACCTCGGAAGCAACGAGAGGAAGTTTTCAACAGCTGTGAATATTTGCACTGGTGGGAACGATGCATTGGTCACAGCGATCCTCACAAGCTGCGTTCACGGAAAGCTGCAGGCCTTGGAGGATCAGTTTTGGGCTTGTGCTTATCGTTTACACCACGCACTGAAAGATGAAGCCCTCTTGCCCGGTGCTGGAGTGACAGAGATGCTTTGTATTCATCATCTAGAAAAGCAAGCAGAGCAGTACGTTAAGCACCGCAGAGACAGGAATGGCGACTCTGTCCAACAAACCAAAGCAGGGGCAGCAGCTAACCCCTATAGGGGTGTGGTGTTGCATCTCATGGCAGATGGCCTAACAGATTACATATCAACTGTAATGTATAACACTGGAGAGATTTCAAAAGTCAAAGCCAGGACTGCTGTAAGCCAACAACTGCATGACTATAAGGGAGGTGTGGGCAGTGCTGCAAAATTCTCACAGCTTTCTTTGGAGGGTGGAGCGGTGGATGGTGAAGGTTCCTCCGCTATGAAATCTGATAAAGCAGCAGCTGTAAAAATCTATGACAATCTCTGTGTGAAGCAGGATGCATGGAGGAAAGCCTTAGATCTGGTTTTCCTGGTCTTGCAGACTGATGCAGAGGTCATTACACGAGTAGACCAAAACACTGACAGTGTGCAGGCAGATCTAATGTTTTTATGA